ctctctctctctcttcttacCTGTAGTGGTGTTCCAGTTAATAATAGGCGATGAGGGCGTCATAAATACCTGATTAAGAATCTGTGATTTAATTTGCAATGATGATGTCTTCATACGATGTCCCTCATCAATGATCATGTACTTCCATTTTATCTATAAGAGCCATGTGACTGTCATGTGACCTAAATACCACACCTACCTTAGACAATTGTCCCTTATCTTTCATGACATATTCATAAAGTAGTTAATAACACATTGAAAACGAGACGACCTTAATTGATTGGCCAAACTACGACGTACAAGGGGAGGCCcctgtttaataaaacattataagtttataatttaatatgtgGGCATATAACTTCCATATAACTCTGACAACAGGAGGGTGCCCAACGATCAAATTCCAGGTCCCAATTTAGATAAagtatatgagagagagagagagagagagagagagagagagagagagagaagaggagagagagagagagagaggagagagagcggagagagagagagagagagagagagggagggagggagggaggagggagggagggagggagggaggagagaggagagagggaggggagggagggagggagggagagagagagagagagaagaaatataaaatactacaaacattattatACTTACGATAGAGTACAATAATAAGATAAGGTCCATTATTTCCTTTGCTCTCCATTAAATAAGCACACAGTGCTATTGTCTGTATTGTTTTACCCAGTCCCCATTTTCATCTCAGCCAAGATACattaagattattattatataaagagaCCAACCACTCGAGACCAACAATCTACAGAACAAGAAATTATAAGTATGTTAACTTTTAATATCATAATTGTAATTTTAGTATACAATTATATCTTAGAGACTTTTATTAGATGATACCTGATATTCCTTCAATGTACCAAATGATAATAGTGACGGCTGTTGCTGAATACTTTCTCTTAATGTATGTGCTATGCCGTAATAGTTTTATCGGAGGTTTTAGCAGAATATTCATCATCAGCATTAGCACTAGCTTTTGCCAATGATTGCTTTAGGATCATCTGGGTCATTTGTCTTCTGACCATCTTTGACAGCACTATCATCATCCTATGTGGGCAGAAACACAGTAGGAAAGATAGTAATAGACTCGTTCCCATGTATTGATACTCTATCCAGACTCACCTCAGACTCAGACTCAGACTGATCCTGTTCTAGGTCACTTCAATAACTTCATAGCTATAATATTAATGATTACCATAGCAACCACATATCCAATCTTACCCAGGTGTTCCTTAAGCCACTCCTCTAACTCCGACTTCATTGGTGCATCATCACCCGTCAGTTTATTACCTGTAGCTGTTTCAAAATAACAGTGACTCGCTTGCTACCATTGTCACCAGACTCAGTTTGAGCCTAAATAAAGAGGAAATAACtatgaatatattataataatctaACCCACTACTAATTCAATCAAAGTGCAATATAAAAACTTATGTACTAAGGTTACAGCAACTAATCAGGTTGAAATCTTTTGAATTTCTCGAGTAGGAGTAGCTCTTTCTAATTGGAGAGAGCAGCTCttaatttacattatttattatcttattaatgaaaacaatgatAACATTCTTAATAACTACCTATTAATATTATCTTATTGTAGGGATTACCTCAGTGACAGTTTGACGTCGTGAAGATTTGCGTCTTTTCTTCAACTTCTTCAGTTCCTCTTTGTGTTGCTAACCATTTCAATTAAACTCTCAATATATTCATCAGTTTGTTGTAAGAGATACGCCAATCGACGATCCTTTTCTTTATCAATTAATTTACGATAAACCTTCTTCATCTTCAGCCTTGTAAGAAGAGAGAGTGATAAACaacaatcatattttattttctgttttaccaTAAGTCTTCTTAATCGTTCTTTTCAAttctttcttgttcttttttctgTTCTCTTTCAACTGTTGCATGATAACTCATTACAGCTTTACTGAGCTTTGACATTTTGCCAATATTAAGACGATGAAACTCTTTAAAATCCCTAGCATGTTGTAGAACACTGGAAAGATAttcctagagagagagagagagagagagaagaaaagacGAAGAgatggggggagagagagagagagcgagagagagagcctgaggagaggagagagagtaAGAtgcgagaggagagagagagagaggtaacaATACCCTAAGTCACAATATTACTTGATGTTTTGTCTCCTTTTCCTTTCTTGTTccaatttttgttgtttctcCAACTTCTCAGTAATTCTTGCTTCACGTAAGGACTGCCTCTTAGGTCTCTTATAAGCCTTCAAATTCAGAGCAGTTTCAAGCGTAGTTGATCTCCGAGCATGAGAAAGAATCTCAGCACGCAACTAAAGAAATTTAAATGTCATCTTTTATACACATATCATCTTATGCATTACCTGTCGTTGAAATTCCAATAATCTTAAAGCTCTTAGCTCAATCATAGCTTTACGACACAATGTATCAGGTAAGCCTCCAGGAAGATTTTCTAGCTCATTAACACGATGAATAATCCTAGCTTTTATCCTATAGAAATGAGCATATTAATAGTATAATGGCCTTGTGGTACAATGTAGTGGTAGTGTTAATAGTACAATACCTAGTGGTACATACCTAGATTctctttctttaataattatatctgGATCAAATCCTTGAGGTTTTGTAACAGGAAGGCAAGTTTAACTTGTTTAATTGACTCTGGCCTTTACTTTCACTAGTTTTCCCGCTTTTTCCATCATCTTGGGTAGATTTATCTGTAATCTGATTGGTTGCTTGACTAGTAGGTGGGGGTACCAGACTGAGGCTGTTGGTAAGACTTTGTAGCACTAGTTAAAGGAGACTGTTTGCTGAGAGGAGGTGATTGAAAAGATGAATTATCTTGAGGAATCGAGCTTGGAGATGATGTGGGCGTAGTCCTTCCAGTCACGCTAGAGGCGTGGCTAAAAATGAATGCTTTAAGCTGGTCTGGAAGTGATATGTTACGAGCTAAACATCGATAAGCTTTAATTTGAGCAGTCAGTAATTTCATTTGTACATTTGACAAGTGTCCAGGAACTTTCTGTATTCTTTGCATTTGCATTCCAGGATTCATCACAGGATTCATTCCAGACATGGGGTTGGGTCCCGACATATCCTTGGGTCATCATTggattgggtgtcaaattagaTGTGGGTGGAGTCATTCCTGGGGGACCACCCATTCCGTAGCCTCCCATTGAGTCCATTTGATGGTCTGGTGATACCATAGGATTCATTTCCATcccctaaaaattaaaaaaataattaaataaaggaCACAATGGTCTATTGAATACGTCATATTACGACATACCCTCATTGAATGAGGAGGACCTGAGGGTCCCTGCGAGTAGGGACCAATAGGTTGACCTCCCATTGGTCCTCCCCTCCAGCTCCCATCATAAAAGGAGACACAGTTGGTGGAGGAGCCGCCATACTAACTTTCACCCAAGCAAAAATAAACGGACGTATACGGAGACGGGACTTGTGTGACCGTCCCCACAATATGGCTACTTCAACAGAGGCTAGTGAAGAAAAAGTATTGAAATGCAGCCATTTTGATCCAGCAACTTCTCCACAGATATTGGGTATAGTTATTGTAggatattaaattaaacaattatttgttatttattataggTCACTTACCACAATTAACTCGTGACAGTTGTAATCGCAGTGGAATATTGTATTCACAAATTACTaatataactattaataaagtTAGTGTTAGGAAGTTTaatactaaaaattatttaattatacagctaataattataatgagaAATCATTAGCCAAAATAAGGGGACAATATTAATACAAAGTAAgttaattaactttaattaattaaattaattaaggtATTAATTGACCCATTAGTCCCTCTAGCATGACTGctcaattattataaaatatgtcaGAACAGTGTactagtataatacaatataataaagtCACTCAATTGgttagtatatttatatatattatatataagtattcatcattatgtaatattatgtgACATCATGTAACATTATGTAATATCATGTGACATCATGTGACATCATGCAACATTATgtaacattatgtaatattatgtaACATCAtgaatattatgtaatattatgtaatattatgtaACATCATGTAATATTATGTAACAGGTGGAGAGCTTGTTGTGTACTGCATTGTTACATGTGCAGCACTATGACACGCCCATATCGTTAGTTAATAACTATTTTATAACTAGttctttatttaatatatatagtgagttGTTATCACAAATGTTTCTACAAAGTTGTACTGAGTTAGTTGTGAATGAACAAACTCAACATGATATTAgttatcaatttaaaatatcactaTGGCAACTGCATCGTCATAGTTACGAGGAAATggtagttattattaaattaactacAATCATTAcacattttcattaatttagTTGTGTCATTTATTAAAGGAAGGTTTAAAGTgtaaaaatgaaaaagatttTAAGTCTCTAGTCACAAAATCTGAAGTGGTTAGTTATTATCAGTAAATCATCTTTCTCTTTCGCTTATTTGTTTAATAGGATAAAAGCCTGTCTTAATAATTCACATTTATATCTCTATACTATTGAATTCTTTAAGTAGGTATATATCATACAGTGTCCCTTCTAAAAATACTACAATAGGATATCATCACTCCATATATCAGGTGATCATGAAACCTCTCAATCACAAACAATATGGCAAGGACTATCAGATTGTCtccaaattaacaaaaaaacaatttaaataataacacaatataacatgTCATTTGATATTGTTCATATTAAATACAGCTAGCTGGTggctatataaaaaaatgataaattaaaaatatataaatagcgGAATATTGTCAATCAAATGATAATtacattgttgttttaaaagcaTTGAGTTGCCATGACGACATGCTTTATCACATACAGTCATCTCTTCAATAAATTCAAACCTATACAACAAGATAATCATGTGATCATCATATGATAATCATGTGATCATCGTATGATAATCATGTGATCACCATATGATAATCATGTATTACAAGTACCATTGTCCAAGATATTCACTCAAAATGTTAGCTGTCCATTTTTCACTTGCGGAAATCACTAGTAGTCCATTTTCAGAGAGACACTCCCACATTTTAAGCAACCAACCTAGTAATTATATAGATTAGGAGGTGTGGTCAACAACAATGAAATTGATCACCTTTGGGTTCCATGAGCCTATCCAGGGAACTCAAACAGAATGAAATTGAAATGTTTGAGTTCATTTGGAATCCATGTTAgctacaaaaaaaacatgaacattACGTAAAAGTACATTTTATCTACCTGTTTGAATGtgacattatttttactgaTGATGTCTTCTGGTAAAGGTAAATATAATAGTTCTTCATTCCTTATAAGGGATAGCTTTCCTTTTGATTGAAATTCAAGAGCTGAATCAACCAGTCTTCCGCTATAATCAATACCAATGACCtataaatggatgaatagatgaacAAATATATGGATAGATAATTTAACAGTTTACATTATCAAAGGTCTTGGCTAGTAAGAAAGACGAGTATCCAGGACCACACCCAATAACAAGAGCATCTGATGTGTTTAGTTTAAGTTTTGTAATTAACTGGTTACAATAGATCACTAATGGCTGACCATAGTCCACGTCTAAGAAGaaataatgaatggatggatggatgtgtgaatggatggatgtccAGACTTACTTTTCCCATAGATAGGGTAATCAGTTTTTCACACGTCTGTTGTTCGTCATATCTAAACTGATTGTTTGTAGATGGTTCATAACATTCTTTAGGAATGACTCCAGGTACTGTGATAGGATTGgctaaacaaagaaacaagaaataataatacCATAACTTCTCATACCATACTTCAGAATTCCATTCCCATACTGATACAGTTCAAAAACTATATATAGTCTCATGTCATACTGAGAATTTTGTTCCCATACCAAGATAGTCTTATACCAGTACTTCAGAACTCCAATCCCACACTAATAGTCTCATACCAGTACCATTCCCACATAATAATAGCTCCATACCAATACTTTAGAATCTCATTCCCATACTAATATAATCTCGTACTAGTTCTTCAGAACTTCATTCCCATGCTAACAGTCTCATACCAGTACTTCAGCACCTCATTCCCATGCTAATATAGTCTCATACCAGTACTTTACAACTTCATCCTATAAACTAATAGTGTCATAGGAATCTCATCCCATGTTATATAGTCTCATGACACTTTTTTGATACCTCATTCCCATACCAATACAGTCTGATACCCATACAGTCAATACCTATGGACTCCAGCTCCATGTACATAGACATTGAGATCACATAATTTAACTGGTGTTGTTTCAGAAGTCAGAGATCGGACCACACGAAAACCCATATGTTGATAGAAGTGTCGTCGAAATGCAAAACGAGCAAAACGTGAAGCTTCATCACCCGTTGAAATCCAGGACCCACCCTATAATAGTAAACAGCAAATggatacatataaaatacaaatggaTGCATACATAATACAAATGGATGCATACATAATATAAATGGatgcatatataatacaaatggaTGCATACATAATACAAATGGACAGACATGGGGCCAAGTACTTTTGAAAGTACTTAAGTAAAGTACAAGTACTTTCAAAAAATCTTAAGTACAAGTACAAGCtccaataattaaaatgtacttaagTATAAGTATAAGTACTTTAGAAAGTACTTAAGTACAAGTACAAGTACAAATGTTTCAACTGGTAGGTAATGAATTTGGGAGTGGTTATTAGTTTTTGGCAGTCAACAGAATTACAATAATGGTacattatcattattacatcTTATAAACATTAGCTGTTCGAATCTGTCATCGCTTAGTCTACACCTTTCTGGTGTGAAAAACCTTTCCCGCAAAACTAAATAGCCTCTCTACAGCTGAAGATTTGATCAATAACATTAGAAGGACTTAAAAGACTTAAAGGTACTTCAAAGTACTTATAAGTATTAAGTACTTGCAAGTACATACCTCAGTACTTGAGTACAAGTACAAGTACTacgcaaaaattaaaaatggacttaagtacaagtacatgtactttcataGATGTACTTATAGTACTTAAGTACAAGTACCAATGTACTTGGCCCCATGCCTGCAAATGGatgcatatataatacaaatggaTGTATACATAATACAAATGGATGCATACATACTTGCATCATAGTGTGTCTACCATCAAAACAAGGTGATGAAAAGTCATCATATAAATAGTGAGTCTTAAATCCTGGTAGACCATTAAAATGATCTTCCATCCACTTCCAAACATTGCCGTAAACATCATAAAATCCCAATGAATTAGGAGGGAAAAAGTTTACTGGctaaaagaattaaaaacaatatttgccTTTCATCCAGGCATGTATCCATTCAATCCagctatccatccattcatccaggcATGCATCCATTCAATCCagctatccatccattcatccaggcATGCATCCATTCAATCCAGctatcatccattcatccaagcATGCATCTATCATTACATACTGTGGAAGATCcatattgaaaattaatattaaaatcattattgTCCACACAAATAGGATCATTGTCAAATTTTGAACTAGGAGGctaaaaaaggaaacaaaatctTAAAATTTTAAACTCTCATTAAATCTTACTTGTTCCCCTGCCATGCGATGATGTTCAGCTTCAGTTGGTAATCTAAAACTCAGGTCCTTTCCATTGACAATATGCCTTAGCTTCGTGATAATTAACATCTACAGGCCACTCCCATGGCATATCAATGACATCAT
The window above is part of the Gigantopelta aegis isolate Gae_Host unplaced genomic scaffold, Gae_host_genome ctg4331_pilon_pilon, whole genome shotgun sequence genome. Proteins encoded here:
- the LOC121392707 gene encoding LOW QUALITY PROTEIN: ergothioneine biosynthesis protein 1-like (The sequence of the model RefSeq protein was modified relative to this genomic sequence to represent the inferred CDS: inserted 1 base in 1 codon; deleted 1 base in 1 codon; substituted 3 bases at 3 genomic stop codons) yields the protein MPTLSENRKMTALQLLSSKKHHFLSLRPCNLANCTRGEIRNYFENSYDLDEGIFSAITDEQYFYKCPDRLRLPLIFYFAHTSTLYVNKLLLSGLIKERVNRHFETLFETGVDEMSWDDTENYRMGGTYKWPRLQEVMEYRQTVRDMVIHVIETAPLKLPIIKNIPGXDNXXDYQFIELLVIVESVHGNEHQRIHLETSSVLIRQLPVQFLKTPVNWKYAPLTADTPVGPNEFIQVPEGDVTLGKPNDFPTYGWDNEYGTRTMKVPAFEATKYLTTNREFREFVAAGGYQRRELWTDEGWQWVQYRHAKHPIFWVCHEGCKSNCGSDXSSYSHCNLPYTNETSADYYRYRAMYDVIDMPWEWPVDVNYHEAKAYCQWKGPEFRLPTEAEHHRMAGEQPPSSKFDNDPICVDNNDFNINFQYGSSTPVNFFPPNSLGFYDVYGNVWKWMEDHFNGLPGFKTHYLYDDFSSPCFDGRHTMMQGGSWISTGDEASRFARFAFRRHFYQHMGFRVVRSLTSETTPVKLSNPITVPGVIPKECYEPSTNNQFRYDEQQTCEKLITLSMGKGMEMNPMVSPDHQMDSMGGYGMGGPPGMTPPTSNLTPNPMMTQGYVGTQPHLRAEILSHARRSTTLETALNLKAYKRPKRQSLREARITEKLEKQQKLEQERKRRQNIKLKMKKVYRKLIDKEKDRRLAYLLQQTDEYIESLIEMAQTESGDNGSKRVTVILKQLQDDDSAVKDGQKTNDPDDPKAIIGKS